From a region of the Pseudoxanthomonas sp. X-1 genome:
- a CDS encoding GAF domain-containing sensor histidine kinase, which translates to MSAVIPPPRDTSPLDCAASTAPLAVNETLRLETLHAYAILDTPREAAFDDITSLAALICNAPMALISLVDADRQWFKSEVGMGAQQTPLHSSICAHAILEDEVLVVEDTLAEPRFACNPLVSGEPYLRFYAGAVLRSSDGLPLGSLCVLDTMPRTIAPRQLEALQALARQTMALMELRRTLALAQEANHYRARLMAIAGHDLKAPLRSAGYALEKLRRTLPGDAPALPALDDARAALGQIGRGFDQLASLAIAGGDDARPDLIDLPLQDVIDDILATWRRPAQQRGLRLRNVPTALRVRSHRTLLSTLLGNLLGNAVKYTDTGSVLIGCRRLGDRVSVEVLDTGVGMDAHDAREIFSAFRQADPHGEGLGLGLWIVSRTAQTLGYPVEVQTRKGRGSRFRVVLPLA; encoded by the coding sequence ATGTCAGCCGTCATCCCGCCCCCGCGCGACACATCGCCCCTCGATTGCGCCGCGTCCACCGCGCCGCTTGCGGTCAACGAGACCCTGCGGCTGGAGACGCTGCACGCCTACGCGATCCTGGACACCCCGCGCGAGGCCGCCTTCGACGACATCACCAGCCTGGCCGCGCTGATCTGCAATGCGCCGATGGCGCTGATCAGCCTGGTCGACGCCGACCGCCAGTGGTTCAAGAGCGAGGTCGGCATGGGCGCGCAGCAGACCCCGCTGCACTCGTCCATCTGCGCCCACGCGATCCTGGAGGACGAGGTGCTGGTGGTCGAGGACACGCTGGCCGAGCCGCGCTTCGCCTGCAATCCGCTGGTCAGCGGCGAGCCCTACCTGCGCTTCTACGCCGGCGCGGTGCTGCGCAGCTCCGACGGCCTGCCGCTGGGCTCGCTGTGCGTGCTGGACACCATGCCCCGCACCATCGCACCGCGCCAGCTCGAGGCCCTGCAGGCGCTCGCGCGCCAGACCATGGCCCTGATGGAACTGCGCCGCACCCTGGCCCTGGCGCAGGAAGCCAACCATTACCGCGCCCGGCTGATGGCCATCGCCGGCCACGACCTCAAGGCGCCGCTGCGCAGCGCCGGCTACGCGCTGGAAAAGCTGCGCCGCACCCTGCCCGGCGATGCCCCCGCCCTGCCCGCGCTGGACGACGCGCGCGCCGCACTGGGTCAGATCGGCCGCGGCTTCGACCAGCTGGCCAGCCTGGCGATCGCCGGCGGCGATGACGCCCGCCCCGACCTGATCGACCTGCCGCTGCAGGACGTGATCGACGACATCCTGGCCACCTGGCGCCGCCCGGCGCAGCAGCGCGGCCTGCGCCTGCGCAACGTGCCCACCGCCCTGCGCGTGCGCAGCCACCGCACCCTGCTGTCCACGCTGCTGGGCAACCTGCTCGGCAACGCGGTCAAGTACACGGACACCGGTTCGGTGCTGATCGGCTGCCGCCGCCTGGGCGACCGCGTGTCGGTCGAGGTGCTCGACACCGGCGTGGGCATGGACGCGCACGACGCGCGCGAGATCTTCAGCGCCTTCCGCCAGGCCGATCCGCATGGCGAGGGACTGGGCCTGGGACTGTGGATCGTCAGCCGGACCGCGCAGACCCTGGGGTATCCGGTGGAGGTGCAGACGCGCAAGGGGCGCGGGAGCCGCTTTCGGGTCGTGTTGCCGCTGGCCTGA
- a CDS encoding TonB-dependent receptor — translation MNKALLSLAVTAALYATAGAAFAQDATGTDAGQRSSVTTTSNTTNSNATQRARQLDAVKVTGTSLSLGGGNMQVQDAPKAVSTIGREAILKAAPGANFTQMLSSIPGATSATNDVTGLNDGQFSVRGYPPDEVGVTVNGVPINDSGNYKMYATEYGDTENMGDITVEQGYPSVTSPVIGAAGGNIAWVTVDPTAQAGLDFSQSAGSNGYHRTFLRYNTGDTGPLRSWISYSNNETSLWRGTGKSLVTKVDAKSVWTIDEDNSITGSLQYNREFKNNYRNVTKAQAHQNYHFGYDGNYNPAAPGAYAWMQTNPFRSWIASLDGEFTLTDSLHLSVVPYMVYGYGGGGSGTTQNESAYGGIDANKDGDTRDTNVPVYQMFTSDTYRPGIHVKFKQDFGLNDSLEFGALYERPRNQQSRNLMPTSIDGDPSNLWGQDNEDMLTYPNGSALQTYRSYSITDTKRLFATNTWTPNDQWTVTLGGAYTWVNRKGWYTNLPDSGIATTGTSLGEVTGEGEAKYNKFTPTGGVKFQLDERNQFYFGIGQAYRAPINTAALNYFYSKAAAAALAQPSGTIKPKPESSWTADLGWRFYGDQVSAMVDIYSSKFKDKQVSGTDPVSKASVYTTLDKVDVTGINGEVSYKFDDNWSAYASYAYNKSEMKSDLTVAGVTYDTDGKTMINAPKNVGYVAVNYDQGPFWASANANVLGGIYADWENRAHAGGYTTINLNGGWNFADAGWLKKPYIKVNLWNVANRKAFTWASSVTTYRSVGTDTYQLLQDRTFMVTVGGSFDL, via the coding sequence ATGAACAAAGCGCTCCTTTCCCTTGCCGTCACGGCCGCGTTGTACGCGACCGCCGGCGCCGCCTTCGCCCAGGACGCCACCGGCACCGACGCAGGGCAGCGCAGCAGCGTCACCACCACCTCCAATACCACCAATTCCAACGCCACCCAGCGCGCGCGCCAGCTCGACGCGGTCAAGGTCACCGGCACCTCGCTGTCGCTGGGCGGCGGCAACATGCAGGTCCAGGACGCGCCCAAGGCCGTGTCCACCATCGGCCGCGAGGCCATCCTCAAGGCCGCGCCCGGCGCCAACTTCACCCAGATGCTGTCCAGCATCCCGGGCGCGACCTCGGCCACCAACGACGTGACCGGCCTCAACGATGGCCAGTTCTCCGTGCGCGGCTATCCGCCCGATGAGGTGGGCGTGACCGTCAACGGCGTGCCGATCAACGACTCGGGCAACTACAAGATGTACGCCACCGAGTACGGCGATACCGAGAACATGGGCGACATCACCGTCGAGCAGGGCTATCCCAGCGTGACCTCGCCGGTGATCGGCGCGGCCGGCGGCAACATCGCCTGGGTGACCGTCGACCCGACGGCGCAAGCCGGCCTGGATTTCAGCCAGAGCGCGGGCAGCAACGGCTACCACCGCACCTTCCTGCGCTACAACACCGGCGACACCGGCCCGCTGCGCTCGTGGATCTCCTACTCCAACAACGAGACCAGCCTATGGCGCGGCACCGGCAAGTCGCTGGTGACCAAGGTCGACGCCAAGTCGGTGTGGACCATCGACGAGGACAACTCGATCACCGGCTCGCTGCAGTACAACCGCGAGTTCAAGAACAACTACCGCAACGTCACCAAGGCCCAGGCCCACCAGAACTACCACTTCGGCTACGACGGCAACTACAACCCGGCCGCGCCCGGCGCCTACGCCTGGATGCAGACCAACCCGTTCCGCAGCTGGATCGCCAGCCTGGACGGCGAGTTCACCCTGACCGACTCGCTGCACCTGTCGGTGGTGCCGTACATGGTCTACGGCTACGGCGGTGGCGGCAGCGGGACCACCCAGAACGAATCGGCCTACGGCGGCATCGACGCCAACAAGGACGGCGACACGCGCGATACCAATGTGCCGGTCTATCAGATGTTCACCTCCGACACCTACCGCCCCGGTATCCACGTCAAGTTCAAGCAGGACTTCGGCCTCAACGACAGCCTGGAGTTCGGCGCGCTCTACGAGCGTCCGCGCAACCAGCAGAGCCGCAACCTGATGCCCACCAGCATCGACGGCGACCCGTCCAACCTGTGGGGCCAGGACAACGAGGACATGCTGACCTATCCCAACGGCAGCGCCCTGCAGACCTACCGTTCCTACTCGATCACCGACACCAAGCGCCTGTTCGCGACCAACACCTGGACGCCCAACGACCAGTGGACCGTGACGCTGGGCGGCGCCTACACCTGGGTCAACCGCAAGGGCTGGTACACCAATCTGCCGGACTCGGGCATCGCGACCACCGGTACCAGCCTGGGCGAGGTGACCGGCGAGGGCGAGGCCAAGTACAACAAGTTCACCCCGACCGGCGGCGTCAAGTTCCAGCTCGACGAGCGCAACCAGTTCTACTTCGGCATCGGCCAGGCCTATCGCGCCCCGATCAACACCGCCGCGCTGAACTACTTCTACAGCAAGGCCGCGGCCGCGGCGCTGGCCCAGCCCAGCGGCACGATCAAGCCCAAGCCCGAGTCCTCCTGGACGGCCGACCTGGGCTGGCGCTTCTACGGCGACCAGGTCAGCGCGATGGTCGACATCTACAGCAGCAAGTTCAAGGACAAGCAGGTCAGCGGCACCGACCCGGTCAGCAAGGCCTCGGTCTACACCACGCTGGACAAGGTCGACGTGACCGGCATCAATGGCGAGGTCAGCTACAAGTTCGACGACAACTGGTCCGCCTACGCCTCCTACGCCTACAACAAGTCGGAGATGAAGAGCGACCTGACCGTGGCCGGCGTCACCTACGACACCGACGGCAAGACCATGATCAACGCGCCCAAGAACGTGGGCTACGTCGCGGTGAACTACGACCAGGGGCCGTTCTGGGCCAGCGCCAACGCCAATGTCCTGGGCGGCATCTACGCCGACTGGGAAAACCGCGCCCATGCCGGCGGCTACACCACGATCAACCTCAATGGCGGATGGAACTTCGCCGATGCGGGCTGGCTGAAGAAGCCCTACATCAAGGTCAACCTGTGGAACGTGGCCAACCGCAAGGCCTTCACCTGGGCCTCCAGCGTGACGACCTACCGCTCGGTCGGCACCGATACCTACCAGCTGCTGCAGGACCGCACCTTCATGGTGACGGTGGGCGGTTCGTTCGACCTGTAA
- a CDS encoding DUF2946 family protein, with protein MLRHRRFLGLMHRLALLGALLMVVAPVVSRWLQGQDQAEPLRALAALCTSGGLRLVDLAGAASQPAGHGDHAPGLAMDMAAMGHAAPDGMPADHHDGMACDYCLLAARLLPFVLILLLLPLLQAAPSLLPEHRAPPRQALPWPAHAARGPPHTLVA; from the coding sequence ATGCTGCGCCACCGCCGCTTCCTCGGACTGATGCATCGGCTTGCCCTGCTGGGCGCGCTGCTGATGGTCGTGGCGCCGGTGGTCAGCCGCTGGCTGCAGGGACAGGACCAGGCCGAGCCGCTGCGCGCGCTGGCCGCGCTGTGCACCAGCGGCGGTCTGCGCCTGGTCGACCTGGCCGGCGCCGCGTCGCAGCCGGCCGGCCACGGCGACCACGCGCCGGGCCTGGCGATGGACATGGCCGCCATGGGGCACGCCGCGCCCGACGGCATGCCGGCCGATCACCATGACGGCATGGCCTGCGACTACTGCCTGCTGGCCGCGCGGCTGCTGCCCTTCGTCCTGATCCTGCTGTTGCTGCCGCTGCTGCAGGCGGCGCCCTCGCTGTTGCCCGAACACCGGGCCCCGCCGCGCCAGGCCCTGCCCTGGCCGGCCCACGCCGCGCGCGGTCCTCCGCACACCCTGGTCGCCTGA
- the cysG gene encoding siroheme synthase CysG, producing the protein MSAALFPLFADLRGRAVRVVGGGAVAERKVEALLHAGALPHVGAPTLTPRLAQWAEQARIAWQPGSFRPDWLDGMWLVIAATDEGEVNRAVAAEAASRRLLANVVDDAELSSFQVPALVERGALQIAISSGGHAPMVARHIRRQLETLLDDSWGSLVALLGRQRARIRARFPEMGARRRFFEQLLAGAVPRLLRQRQDAAAETELQRVLSSAAQAPAGTVTLVGAGPGDAGLLTLNALRAMNEADVILHDRLVSAEVLAMARRDATRIEVGKSAQGHSTHQDQIHALMLEHARAGRRVVRLKGGDPFVFGRGGEELEFLKAHGIAFEVVPGITAALACAAYSGIPLTHRDHAQGLRLVTAHCRDSLDTLDWQALAQERQTLAVYMGVAGLEAFRERLIAHGRAAATPFALVENGSRRTQRVITGTLADLPETARHHQVRSPALLILGEVAALAHTLHWHGDAPLPAPAPHSDNTDAPTLSRAA; encoded by the coding sequence GTGAGCGCTGCGCTGTTTCCCCTGTTCGCCGACCTGCGTGGCCGCGCCGTCCGCGTGGTCGGCGGCGGTGCGGTGGCCGAGCGCAAGGTCGAGGCCCTGCTCCATGCCGGCGCCCTCCCCCACGTGGGCGCACCGACGCTGACCCCGCGCCTGGCGCAATGGGCCGAGCAGGCGCGCATCGCCTGGCAGCCAGGCAGCTTCAGGCCGGACTGGCTGGACGGGATGTGGCTGGTGATCGCGGCCACCGACGAGGGCGAGGTCAACCGGGCCGTCGCCGCCGAAGCCGCATCGCGCCGCTTGCTCGCCAACGTGGTCGACGACGCCGAGCTGTCCAGCTTCCAGGTGCCGGCCCTGGTCGAGCGCGGCGCCCTGCAGATCGCCATTTCCAGCGGCGGCCATGCGCCGATGGTGGCGCGCCACATCCGCCGGCAGCTGGAGACGCTGCTGGACGACTCCTGGGGGTCGCTGGTTGCCCTGCTCGGCCGGCAGCGCGCCCGCATCCGCGCCCGCTTCCCCGAGATGGGCGCGCGCCGCCGCTTCTTCGAGCAGCTGCTCGCCGGCGCCGTCCCGCGCCTGCTGCGCCAGCGCCAGGACGCGGCCGCCGAGACCGAGCTGCAGCGCGTGCTGTCCAGCGCCGCCCAGGCCCCCGCCGGCACCGTCACGCTGGTCGGCGCCGGCCCGGGCGATGCCGGCCTGCTCACGCTCAACGCGCTGCGCGCGATGAACGAGGCCGACGTGATCCTGCACGACCGCCTGGTCAGCGCCGAGGTGCTGGCGATGGCGCGTCGCGACGCCACCCGCATCGAGGTCGGCAAGTCCGCCCAGGGCCACAGCACGCACCAGGACCAGATCCACGCGCTGATGCTCGAGCACGCCCGCGCCGGACGGCGCGTGGTGCGGCTCAAGGGCGGCGATCCGTTCGTGTTCGGCCGCGGCGGCGAGGAGCTGGAATTCCTCAAGGCCCACGGCATCGCCTTCGAGGTGGTGCCGGGCATCACCGCCGCGCTGGCCTGCGCGGCGTATTCGGGCATCCCGCTGACCCACCGCGACCATGCGCAAGGCCTGCGCCTGGTGACCGCGCACTGCCGCGACTCCCTGGATACGCTGGACTGGCAGGCGCTGGCGCAGGAACGCCAGACCCTGGCGGTCTACATGGGCGTGGCCGGGCTGGAAGCCTTCCGCGAGCGCCTCATCGCCCACGGGCGCGCCGCCGCCACGCCGTTCGCGCTGGTCGAGAACGGCTCGCGCCGCACGCAGCGCGTGATCACCGGCACCCTGGCCGACCTGCCCGAGACCGCGCGCCACCACCAGGTGCGCTCGCCGGCTTTGCTGATCCTGGGCGAGGTCGCCGCGCTGGCGCACACGCTGCACTGGCACGGCGATGCGCCACTGCCGGCGCCCGCACCACATTCCGACAACACCGACGCGCCCACGCTGTCGCGCGCCGCCTGA
- a CDS encoding nuclear transport factor 2 family protein: protein MVRLHAPRRPALAAAFLGLALTTASLWGQTPGLTASATPRALPDVALPPELDRVLRDYERAWRAGDAAALARLFTEDGFVLQSNRPPARGWRDIEAAYAGQGGSPLRLRALAFAAEGTTGYIIGAYGYGDAPGDTGKFTLTLRRAAGGPWRIFSDMDNAGAAPPGSRPDTAP from the coding sequence ATGGTCCGCCTGCATGCTCCTCGCCGCCCTGCCCTGGCCGCCGCGTTCCTCGGCCTTGCACTGACGACCGCATCGCTCTGGGGCCAGACCCCGGGGCTCACCGCGTCGGCAACTCCGCGAGCGCTTCCGGATGTCGCGCTGCCACCGGAGCTGGATCGCGTGCTTCGCGACTACGAGCGCGCATGGCGCGCGGGCGATGCCGCGGCGCTCGCCAGACTGTTCACCGAGGACGGATTCGTTCTGCAGAGCAACCGCCCGCCCGCTCGGGGCTGGCGCGACATCGAGGCGGCCTATGCCGGGCAAGGCGGCAGTCCGCTGCGCCTGCGCGCGCTCGCCTTCGCCGCGGAGGGAACGACCGGCTACATCATCGGCGCCTACGGCTATGGCGATGCGCCTGGCGACACGGGCAAGTTCACGCTGACCCTGCGCCGGGCGGCCGGTGGACCGTGGCGGATCTTCTCGGACATGGACAACGCGGGTGCGGCGCCGCCCGGGAGCCGGCCCGATACGGCGCCGTGA
- the cysK gene encoding cysteine synthase A, which translates to MAIYDNILDTIGRTPVVKLHRLAPAHATVYAKVESFNPGGSVKDRLALAIILDAEARGLIKPGDTVVEATSGNTGVALAMVCAARGYKFVATMVETFSIERRKLMRAYGAKVILTPAAERGSGMVRKARELAEQHGWFLASQFANPANPAYHRNTTGPEILRDFAGQRLDFFVTGWGTGGTLTGVGEVLKVARPDTRIIATEPAGAALLKGDEWKPHKIQGWTPDFVPEVLNREVYDELYTVTDERAIETSRRLAAEEGIFVGISAGATLATALEVAEKAVPGSVILAMLPDTGERYFSTPLFADINEGSDDDWLAGLP; encoded by the coding sequence ATGGCCATCTACGACAACATCCTGGATACCATCGGCCGCACCCCGGTGGTCAAGCTCCATCGCCTCGCGCCGGCGCACGCCACCGTGTATGCGAAGGTCGAGTCGTTCAATCCCGGCGGCTCGGTCAAGGACCGCCTGGCCTTGGCGATCATCCTCGACGCCGAGGCCCGCGGCCTGATCAAGCCCGGCGACACCGTGGTCGAGGCCACCTCGGGCAACACCGGCGTGGCGCTGGCGATGGTCTGCGCGGCGCGCGGCTACAAGTTCGTGGCCACGATGGTGGAGACCTTCTCCATCGAGCGCCGCAAGCTGATGCGCGCCTACGGCGCCAAGGTCATCCTCACCCCGGCCGCCGAGCGCGGCAGCGGCATGGTGCGCAAGGCCAGGGAACTGGCCGAGCAGCACGGCTGGTTCCTGGCCAGCCAGTTCGCCAATCCGGCCAACCCGGCCTATCACCGCAACACCACCGGGCCCGAGATCCTGCGCGACTTCGCCGGCCAGCGCCTGGACTTCTTCGTCACCGGCTGGGGCACCGGCGGCACCCTGACTGGCGTGGGCGAAGTGCTCAAGGTCGCGCGCCCGGACACCAGGATCATCGCCACCGAGCCGGCCGGCGCGGCGCTGCTGAAGGGCGATGAGTGGAAGCCGCACAAGATCCAGGGCTGGACCCCGGACTTCGTGCCGGAAGTGCTCAACCGCGAGGTCTACGACGAGCTGTACACCGTCACCGACGAGCGCGCGATCGAGACCTCGCGCCGGCTGGCGGCCGAGGAAGGCATCTTCGTCGGCATCTCCGCCGGCGCCACCCTGGCCACCGCGCTGGAAGTGGCCGAGAAGGCCGTGCCGGGCTCGGTGATCCTGGCGATGCTGCCGGACACCGGCGAGCGCTACTTCTCCACGCCGCTGTTCGCCGACATCAACGAAGGCAGCGACGACGACTGGCTGGCCGGGCTGCCCTGA
- a CDS encoding purine nucleoside permease translates to MFRSLSKFLLPALLCLCATPAFAQKPLAPKVLVITMFAPEAAPWREAERFQTQVPVPGLSPRYPTVDCTPAGLCLMTTDMGLANAASSVAALVASPRFDLRRTYVLIAGIGGVAPEQGTLGSAHWARLAIDGGLMRAVDPRQQPAGWSSNLLMLGANAPGQQVEHRTGTEVFQLDETLLRKAYALSAGVALEDSDAAAAYRLQYPQPAARAAPAVSICDSLTSDTYWHGSLIAAAMEAYVQLTTGGRGRYCITQMEDNATLTALKRGAEAGRLQFDRIALLRTASNFDREAPGQDVGVSLSAKSGGFLPSTHNAYRVGHALTEAILTHWEAWSHGVPKE, encoded by the coding sequence ATGTTCCGTTCCCTGAGCAAGTTCCTGCTGCCGGCGCTGCTTTGCCTGTGCGCCACGCCGGCGTTCGCGCAGAAGCCGCTGGCGCCCAAGGTGCTGGTGATCACCATGTTCGCGCCGGAGGCAGCGCCCTGGCGCGAGGCCGAGCGCTTCCAGACGCAGGTGCCCGTGCCGGGCCTGTCGCCCAGGTATCCGACCGTGGACTGCACGCCCGCCGGGCTGTGCCTGATGACCACCGACATGGGCCTGGCCAATGCGGCCAGTTCGGTCGCCGCGCTGGTGGCCTCGCCGCGCTTCGACCTGCGCCGCACCTATGTCCTGATCGCCGGCATCGGCGGCGTCGCGCCGGAGCAGGGCACGCTGGGCTCGGCGCACTGGGCCCGCTTGGCCATCGATGGCGGGCTGATGCGCGCGGTCGACCCGCGCCAGCAGCCGGCCGGCTGGTCGTCCAACCTGCTGATGCTCGGCGCCAACGCGCCCGGGCAGCAGGTCGAGCACCGCACCGGGACCGAGGTGTTCCAGCTCGACGAGACCCTGCTGCGGAAGGCCTACGCCCTGAGCGCCGGCGTGGCGCTGGAAGACAGCGACGCGGCCGCGGCCTATCGCCTGCAGTATCCGCAGCCGGCCGCGCGCGCCGCGCCGGCGGTGAGCATCTGCGACAGCCTGACCAGCGACACCTACTGGCACGGCAGCCTCATCGCCGCGGCGATGGAGGCTTACGTGCAGCTGACCACCGGCGGGCGCGGTCGCTACTGCATCACCCAGATGGAGGACAATGCCACCCTGACCGCGCTCAAGCGGGGAGCCGAGGCGGGCAGGCTGCAGTTCGACCGCATCGCCCTGCTGCGCACGGCCTCCAATTTCGACCGCGAGGCGCCAGGACAGGACGTGGGCGTCTCGCTGTCGGCCAAGTCCGGTGGCTTCCTGCCATCGACCCACAACGCCTACCGAGTCGGGCATGCGTTGACCGAGGCCATCCTGACGCACTGGGAGGCGTGGTCGCACGGCGTGCCGAAGGAGTGA
- a CDS encoding LysR family transcriptional regulator, whose translation MTLTQLRYLVAIADADFNITLAAARVHATQPGLSKQLKQLEDELGFLLFVRKGRSLESVTPAGVEVIQRARAVLSEANNIRTYAANQRRESQGQLVLATTHTQSRFVLPHAVAQIKRAYPQVSVHLQQAAEADALDLLGQGDADMAVISTSGDTPAAGLAVPLYRWRRLVVVPRGHALDRKGAAPDLAALSGQPLISYESSTRPGSSLQRAFVQAGLEPNIALTALDADLIKTYVRTGMGVGLLAEMAVNAGDADLRAWPAPPEISECIAWAVLPRERVLRDYALDLVHVLAPQIDKRDLRQVMDGNREADWPVPPTWEALTQTITS comes from the coding sequence ATGACCCTGACCCAGCTCCGCTATCTGGTCGCCATCGCCGACGCCGACTTCAACATCACCCTGGCGGCCGCGCGCGTGCACGCCACCCAGCCGGGCCTGTCCAAGCAGCTCAAGCAGCTGGAGGACGAGCTGGGCTTCCTGCTGTTCGTGCGCAAGGGCCGCAGTCTTGAATCGGTGACGCCGGCCGGCGTGGAAGTCATCCAGCGCGCGCGCGCCGTGCTGTCCGAGGCCAACAACATCCGCACCTACGCGGCCAACCAGCGTCGCGAGAGCCAGGGCCAGCTGGTGCTGGCCACCACCCACACCCAGTCGCGCTTCGTGCTGCCGCACGCGGTGGCGCAGATCAAGCGCGCCTATCCGCAGGTCAGCGTGCACCTGCAGCAGGCCGCCGAGGCCGACGCGCTGGACCTGCTGGGCCAGGGCGATGCCGACATGGCAGTGATCAGCACCTCCGGCGATACGCCGGCGGCCGGCCTGGCGGTGCCGCTGTACCGCTGGCGCCGCCTGGTGGTGGTGCCGCGCGGGCACGCGCTGGACCGCAAGGGCGCCGCGCCCGATCTGGCCGCGCTCTCCGGCCAGCCGCTGATCAGCTACGAATCCTCCACCCGGCCCGGCTCGTCGCTGCAGCGCGCCTTCGTGCAGGCCGGCCTGGAGCCCAACATCGCGCTCACCGCGCTGGATGCGGACCTGATCAAGACCTACGTGCGTACCGGCATGGGCGTGGGCCTGCTGGCCGAGATGGCGGTCAACGCCGGCGACGCCGACCTGCGCGCCTGGCCGGCGCCGCCGGAGATCAGCGAGTGCATCGCCTGGGCGGTGCTCCCGCGCGAGCGGGTGCTGCGCGACTACGCCCTGGATCTGGTGCATGTGCTGGCGCCGCAGATCGACAAGCGCGACCTGCGGCAGGTGATGGACGGCAACCGCGAGGCGGATTGGCCGGTGCCGCCGACGTGGGAAGCGTTGACCCAGACCATCACCAGCTGA
- a CDS encoding glycerophosphodiester phosphodiesterase family protein gives MPANLASPRPLRALSLTVLALLMAAPALAQSRRQGAEVPQMRLSQRPLIVAHRGRASADGAENSLVQMQQVANHQIGVEMDLAASQDGVLYLLHDDTLDRTTTGTGPIKAQTSQALDAVRLKDGHGKPTDEALPRLTKVLDWAAGVPDVILMIDLKNTRVATLAPLLRERKLQNRVILLTFERGAAAEALANADGALVAVLIKTQSDANYYKRIAAGRPLAMYVPQDSKNKVFGYAKTAGAVLVTDVIDGEAEDNAALNAKVAKQGCKAYVDYIDAHYADVLVTNHPKCAAQTLKAYVPTTDNGPH, from the coding sequence ATGCCTGCCAACCTCGCATCCCCCCGTCCCCTGCGCGCCCTGTCGCTGACCGTGCTGGCCCTGCTGATGGCCGCGCCCGCGCTGGCGCAGAGCCGCCGCCAGGGCGCCGAGGTGCCGCAGATGCGGCTGAGCCAGCGCCCGCTGATCGTGGCCCATCGCGGCCGCGCTAGCGCCGACGGCGCCGAGAACAGCCTGGTGCAGATGCAGCAGGTGGCCAACCACCAGATCGGCGTGGAGATGGACCTGGCCGCCAGCCAGGACGGCGTGCTCTACCTGCTGCACGACGACACCCTGGACCGCACCACCACCGGCACCGGCCCGATCAAGGCGCAGACCAGCCAGGCGCTGGACGCGGTCAGGCTCAAGGACGGTCACGGCAAGCCGACCGACGAGGCGCTGCCGCGCCTGACCAAGGTCCTGGACTGGGCCGCCGGTGTGCCCGACGTGATCCTGATGATCGACCTGAAGAACACCCGGGTCGCCACGCTCGCGCCGCTGCTGCGCGAGCGCAAGCTGCAGAACCGCGTGATCCTGCTGACCTTCGAGCGCGGCGCGGCCGCCGAGGCGCTGGCCAACGCCGACGGCGCCCTGGTGGCGGTGCTGATCAAGACCCAGTCCGACGCGAACTACTACAAGCGCATCGCCGCTGGCCGGCCGCTGGCGATGTACGTGCCGCAGGATTCGAAGAACAAGGTCTTCGGCTACGCCAAGACCGCCGGCGCGGTGCTGGTGACCGACGTGATCGACGGCGAGGCCGAGGACAACGCGGCCTTGAACGCCAAGGTCGCCAAGCAGGGCTGCAAGGCCTACGTCGACTACATCGATGCCCACTACGCCGACGTGCTGGTGACCAACCATCCCAAGTGCGCGGCGCAGACGCTCAAGGCCTACGTGCCGACCACGGACAACGGGCCGCATTGA